A stretch of DNA from Natrinema halophilum:
ATCCGGTTCAGAATTTGCATTTAACGCTGACAGTCAGCGATCGATGCAGGTTCGGGGGATCACTCGATCGTAAAGGTCGGCTCGTCGATGGATTCGCTTTTGCAGTCGGGGCACCGCGAGGGAAGGTTCAGGAGGTCGTCGTAGTCGTCGAAGCCGCAGTCCCGACACGTCGGTGGCGCGACGAGTAGCTGTTCGTCCGATCCGTCGACGGAGCGGGAGACGTGCTCGACGTGGCGGATCACGGCATGAGGAGTCAGATCGAGTCGGACGGCCAGTTCGCTCGGCGTCGCCGGCTCGTTGCGAAGGGAATCGGCGAGCCGTTGTCGCGTCGTTTCGTCGGCCTCTCGCATACGTTTGCTCACGGTGCTTGCGGTTTTATACTGTCGGCTGAAACGGCGTGTCGGATATACCGGGCCCCGGGCCCGCCGAGCGACGGTATCGATCTGACCTTTCACAGCCTGTCCTCCCTGGCGTTGCACATCGCAGTCATCGCTGTCGCGCTGTCTCTGTTCCAAGAGCGATTTCCGACGCAGTCGAGAGTCGGTTGCGGATTCCGTGAAAGGGTAAGGAACTTAGACCCCGCTGATGAAGACGGAACCATGAAGGCCGTCGTCCTTGCAGGCGGGTACGCGACGCGTATGTGGCCAATCACCAAACATCGGCCCAAGATGTTCCTCCCGATCGGCGAATCGACCGTGATCGATCGCA
This window harbors:
- a CDS encoding transcriptional regulator — translated: MREADETTRQRLADSLRNEPATPSELAVRLDLTPHAVIRHVEHVSRSVDGSDEQLLVAPPTCRDCGFDDYDDLLNLPSRCPDCKSESIDEPTFTIE